Proteins found in one Corynebacterium sanguinis genomic segment:
- the ruvX gene encoding Holliday junction resolvase RuvX, giving the protein MKVLPDTPGADDPGNGRRIGLDVGTVRIGVAVSDRDARLAMPVETVDRVTTFGDDDGADVDRLVELIGFYGAVEVVVGLPRDLKGNGSKSVKHAEDIAARLRARCGVPVRMGDERLTTVAATHALRASGVSAKAGRKVIDQAAAVEILQSWLDGRLTTLKETHP; this is encoded by the coding sequence ATGAAGGTGCTCCCCGACACACCAGGGGCGGACGACCCGGGCAACGGCCGACGCATCGGTCTTGATGTCGGGACCGTTCGCATCGGTGTCGCCGTCTCCGACCGCGACGCACGCCTGGCCATGCCCGTTGAAACCGTGGACCGTGTGACTACTTTCGGAGATGACGACGGGGCGGACGTCGACCGCCTCGTTGAGCTGATTGGTTTTTACGGGGCCGTCGAGGTCGTCGTCGGTCTGCCCCGTGACCTCAAGGGCAACGGTTCGAAAAGCGTCAAGCACGCCGAAGACATTGCGGCGCGCCTTCGCGCACGTTGCGGCGTCCCGGTGAGGATGGGCGACGAGCGCCTCACCACCGTGGCCGCCACGCACGCGCTTCGCGCGTCCGGGGTGAGCGCGAAAGCGGGCCGCAAGGTGATCGACCAAGCTGCGGCGGTGGAGATCTTGCAATCGTGGCTCGATGGCCGACTAACTACTCTCAAGGAGACTCACCCATGA
- the mltG gene encoding endolytic transglycosylase MltG, whose product MTTGRIARQRTLGVAVIVASILLIVGLIAWIGTARSAGGGDFQGEGTGEEQVVEIPEGSSVSALGPQLEEKGVVKSNSAFQSAAMAHPDSHNIQPGFYRLQSGMSAEAAVAALLDPANRITPLQVNGGATLMDVNVVGGQTRQGIYSQIQQVSCGDQPTQDCVTVEKLQQVAANTNPADLGVPDWAAETVTARAGDPKRLEGLIAPGEYIIDPGADAETILTDLISRSADLYDSTNIVARAETVGITPYELLVAASLVEREAPAGEFDKVARVILNRLNAPMRLEFDSTVNYDLPTVEVATGDSARQRVTPWNTYAMDGLPETPIASPSLEAITAMENPAEGNWLFFVTIDSDGTTVFNDTFEQHLEDTQRAYESGILDSQR is encoded by the coding sequence ATGACAACTGGACGAATCGCCCGGCAGCGCACCCTCGGCGTAGCCGTCATCGTCGCATCCATTTTGCTCATCGTGGGCCTTATCGCGTGGATTGGCACGGCGCGCTCGGCCGGCGGCGGGGACTTCCAGGGCGAAGGAACCGGCGAGGAGCAGGTCGTGGAGATCCCCGAGGGCTCAAGCGTTTCCGCGCTGGGCCCCCAGCTGGAAGAAAAGGGTGTGGTGAAGTCGAACTCCGCCTTCCAGTCCGCCGCGATGGCGCACCCGGATTCCCACAACATCCAGCCGGGCTTCTACCGCCTGCAGTCGGGCATGAGCGCGGAGGCCGCGGTGGCTGCCCTGCTCGACCCGGCGAACCGGATTACGCCGCTGCAGGTCAACGGGGGCGCCACGCTGATGGACGTAAACGTCGTCGGCGGGCAGACCCGCCAGGGCATTTACTCGCAGATCCAGCAGGTCTCCTGCGGGGATCAGCCGACGCAGGACTGTGTGACCGTCGAGAAGCTCCAGCAGGTCGCGGCGAACACGAACCCCGCTGACCTCGGTGTGCCCGACTGGGCGGCTGAGACGGTCACCGCGCGCGCCGGCGACCCGAAGCGCCTCGAAGGCCTCATCGCCCCGGGCGAGTACATCATCGACCCGGGTGCGGACGCCGAGACGATCCTCACCGACCTGATTTCCCGCTCGGCGGACCTGTACGACTCCACCAACATCGTCGCGCGCGCGGAGACGGTCGGCATCACCCCCTACGAGCTGCTGGTCGCGGCGTCGCTGGTGGAGCGCGAGGCCCCCGCGGGCGAGTTTGACAAGGTCGCGCGCGTGATCCTCAACCGCCTGAATGCGCCGATGCGCCTGGAGTTCGACTCCACCGTCAATTACGACCTGCCCACGGTCGAGGTCGCCACGGGCGATTCGGCGCGCCAGCGCGTCACCCCGTGGAACACCTACGCGATGGACGGCCTGCCGGAGACCCCGATCGCCTCGCCGTCGCTCGAGGCAATCACCGCAATGGAGAACCCCGCCGAGGGCAACTGGCTGTTCTTCGTCACCATCGACTCCGACGGCACGACGGTGTTCAACGACACCTTCGAGCAGCACCTGGAGGACACTCAGCGCGCCTACGAGTCCGGCATCTTGGACTCGCAGCGCTAA
- a CDS encoding shikimate dehydrogenase, translating to MSVNHRAAVLGSPIDHSLSPVLHNAGYAAAGLRDWEYSRIECTAAQLPAIVGRADETFRGFSVTMPAKFAALEFATEATERAAAVGSANTLTRIDGGWRADNTDCEGIAGALTALLGDAPITSALVIGAGGTARPALWALGERGVNNLTVLNRSDRSAEVRPLVKDAQLQFTSFDADVRALAIDADVIVSTVPAHALKEHAKLLGHAPVVDVIYDPWPTPLATAAASNGYTSVGGLVMLAEQSFSQFEQFTGVAAPREAMREALLYPRR from the coding sequence ATGAGTGTCAACCACCGCGCGGCCGTGCTCGGCTCGCCGATTGATCACTCCCTGTCGCCGGTGCTGCACAACGCCGGCTATGCCGCGGCGGGGCTGCGCGACTGGGAGTACTCGCGCATCGAATGCACCGCCGCGCAGCTGCCCGCAATCGTCGGCCGCGCGGACGAGACCTTTCGCGGCTTCTCGGTGACCATGCCCGCGAAGTTCGCCGCGCTCGAGTTCGCTACTGAGGCCACCGAGCGCGCGGCAGCGGTCGGCTCAGCGAATACGCTCACGCGTATCGACGGCGGGTGGCGCGCCGACAACACCGACTGCGAGGGCATCGCCGGGGCGCTTACCGCCCTGCTTGGCGACGCCCCTATCACGTCCGCCCTGGTCATCGGCGCGGGTGGCACGGCGCGCCCGGCACTGTGGGCGCTTGGCGAGCGTGGGGTGAACAACCTCACGGTGCTCAACCGCAGCGACCGCAGTGCAGAGGTTCGCCCGCTGGTCAAGGACGCGCAGCTGCAGTTCACGTCCTTTGACGCGGATGTTAGGGCACTCGCGATCGATGCGGACGTGATTGTGTCCACGGTGCCCGCCCACGCGTTGAAGGAGCACGCAAAGCTGCTCGGCCACGCGCCCGTGGTGGACGTGATTTATGATCCCTGGCCCACACCGCTTGCCACGGCCGCGGCGTCCAACGGGTACACGTCAGTGGGCGGGCTGGTCATGCTCGCCGAACAGTCGTTTAGCCAGTTTGAGCAGTTCACCGGGGTTGCCGCGCCGCGCGAGGCGATGCGCGAGGCGCTGTTGTACCCCAGGCGCTAG
- a CDS encoding prepilin peptidase, protein MWLWGAAALAWSAALTYFDLTRLRLPDWLTLPGAVVTFVACVAHPVGLWGFLWPSLYLVAGSGMGGGDVKLAVPLGIACALLAGVGGVFAAILAASLFTLVAAAVTRRRGLAHGPSMLAAAWLVGLYALAQGDL, encoded by the coding sequence ATGTGGCTGTGGGGGGCTGCGGCGCTCGCGTGGAGCGCCGCATTGACGTATTTCGATCTAACCAGGCTGCGCCTGCCGGATTGGTTGACGCTGCCAGGGGCCGTCGTCACGTTCGTGGCGTGCGTGGCGCACCCGGTGGGGCTGTGGGGGTTTCTCTGGCCGTCTCTGTACCTGGTTGCCGGGTCCGGTATGGGCGGAGGGGACGTGAAGCTGGCAGTGCCGCTGGGCATCGCGTGCGCTCTGCTGGCGGGCGTCGGGGGTGTGTTCGCCGCGATCCTGGCGGCCAGCCTGTTCACGCTGGTCGCAGCCGCTGTGACGCGCAGGCGTGGGCTGGCGCACGGTCCGTCGATGCTCGCGGCGGCGTGGCTGGTTGGCCTATATGCGCTGGCGCAAGGCGACCTGTGA
- the aroC gene encoding chorismate synthase encodes MLRWTTAGESHGQALVALIENMPAGVPVTKEEIGHQLARRRLGYGRGARMKFEADELTLLTGVVHGYSIGSPIAIQIANTEWPKWTTIMSPEPVDMDDPEVAKAMSSGRGAQLTRPRPGHADFAGMVKYGHLHARPILERSSARETAARVAAGAVARSLLREVLGVEIVSHVISIGESAPYSGHAPTPADIEAVDASPVRAFDKAAEEDMVARIEAAKKDGDTLGGIVEVAVDGLPIGLGSHISGDARLDAQLAAALMGIQSVKGVEVGDGFEEARRRGSAAHDEMVRDSDGVRRLTNRAGGLEGGMTNGEQLRVRAAMKPISTVPRALRTVDMATGEAATGIHQRSDVCAVPAGGVVAEAMVALVLARAVTEKFGGDSLAEVKANVVSYNDYVSKRLAFPGIGGTDE; translated from the coding sequence ATGCTTCGTTGGACCACCGCTGGGGAATCCCATGGCCAGGCGCTTGTCGCCCTGATCGAGAACATGCCTGCTGGCGTGCCCGTGACCAAGGAGGAGATCGGCCACCAGCTCGCGCGCCGCCGCCTCGGCTACGGCCGCGGGGCGCGCATGAAGTTTGAGGCCGATGAGCTCACCCTGCTCACCGGCGTGGTGCACGGCTATAGCATCGGCAGCCCGATCGCCATCCAGATCGCCAACACCGAGTGGCCGAAGTGGACCACGATCATGTCCCCGGAGCCGGTGGATATGGATGACCCCGAGGTGGCCAAGGCAATGAGCTCCGGCCGCGGCGCGCAGCTGACCCGGCCGCGCCCCGGGCACGCTGATTTTGCCGGCATGGTCAAGTACGGGCACCTGCACGCGCGCCCGATCCTGGAGCGCTCCTCGGCGCGCGAGACGGCGGCGCGTGTCGCCGCGGGTGCCGTCGCGCGCTCGTTGCTGCGCGAGGTCCTCGGCGTGGAAATCGTCTCCCACGTGATCTCCATCGGGGAGTCGGCGCCGTACAGCGGACACGCGCCGACGCCTGCCGACATTGAGGCCGTCGATGCTTCGCCCGTTCGCGCATTCGACAAGGCCGCTGAGGAGGACATGGTGGCGCGGATCGAAGCCGCGAAGAAGGACGGCGATACCCTCGGCGGCATCGTCGAGGTTGCCGTCGACGGCCTGCCCATCGGCCTGGGCTCGCACATCTCCGGCGACGCGCGCCTAGACGCGCAGCTCGCCGCGGCGTTGATGGGCATCCAGTCGGTCAAGGGCGTGGAGGTCGGCGACGGTTTCGAGGAGGCGCGCCGCCGCGGTTCCGCAGCCCACGACGAGATGGTCCGCGACAGCGACGGCGTCCGCCGCCTGACAAACCGCGCCGGCGGGCTCGAAGGGGGCATGACCAACGGCGAGCAGCTGCGGGTGCGCGCCGCGATGAAGCCGATCTCCACGGTGCCGCGCGCTCTGCGCACCGTCGATATGGCCACCGGTGAGGCGGCGACGGGCATCCACCAGCGCTCCGATGTCTGCGCCGTACCCGCCGGCGGCGTGGTCGCCGAGGCGATGGTGGCGCTCGTGCTCGCGCGCGCTGTGACCGAGAAGTTCGGCGGCGACAGTCTTGCGGAGGTCAAAGCCAACGTTGTCTCCTACAATGACTATGTTTCGAAGCGTCTGGCTTTCCCGGGTATTGGAGGTACGGATGAGTGA
- a CDS encoding shikimate kinase: MSDTHGDVAATAAVVHSRPRVVLVGPPGAGKSTIGRRLASALNLPLVDSDELIEQGEGKACGEVYLEHGEKNFRELEAGYVATALATGGVVSLGGGAVLNDATRTLLQAHTVVWIDVSAEEGIRRTANETTRPVLNAADPAQHYRDLLASREHLYREVSSHRVRTDERPPQRVVAEVLGIIDSL, from the coding sequence ATGAGTGATACGCATGGCGATGTAGCTGCGACGGCTGCAGTGGTGCACTCGCGCCCGCGCGTGGTGTTGGTGGGGCCGCCGGGCGCCGGAAAGTCGACGATTGGGCGTCGTCTAGCGAGCGCTCTGAACTTGCCGCTGGTGGACTCCGATGAGCTGATCGAGCAGGGGGAGGGCAAGGCCTGCGGCGAGGTCTACCTCGAGCACGGCGAGAAGAACTTCCGCGAGCTCGAGGCCGGTTACGTCGCCACAGCGCTCGCGACCGGCGGGGTGGTCAGCCTCGGCGGGGGAGCAGTGCTTAACGACGCCACCCGCACGCTCCTCCAAGCACACACCGTGGTGTGGATTGATGTCAGCGCGGAGGAAGGAATCCGCCGCACCGCCAACGAGACGACGCGCCCGGTGCTCAACGCGGCCGACCCGGCGCAGCACTACCGGGACTTGCTGGCGTCGCGCGAGCACCTGTACCGGGAGGTCTCCAGCCACCGCGTGCGCACCGACGAGCGGCCGCCGCAGCGCGTGGTGGCCGAGGTATTGGGAATCATCGATTCCCTGTGA
- the aroB gene encoding 3-dehydroquinate synthase, translating to MAVVEVNGPSPYKVHIGHSNLSGVAERVGAIGARKVLIVHQVPLAAVAREICRAVESANVECVLAPVPDAEDGKTMEVLSGLWELLGEKKFSRQDVVIGVGGGAATDLAGFVAATWMRGIKVIQVPTSLLGMVDAAVGGKTGINTAAGKNLVGSFHEPDSVFIDLERLITLPEEELISGSAELIKTGFIADPRILELYMDDPQAHYAELVERSVAVKASVVSQDLKESGLREILNYGHTLGHAIELRENYTWRHGNAVAVGMMFVAHLARNRGLIGDDIVEMHRNILERICLPTTYEAGAFDELYEAMTRDKKNRDGRVRFVVLDSLGSCTRIEDSTIEEMRDAYSAIS from the coding sequence ATGGCAGTAGTCGAGGTCAACGGGCCTTCCCCGTACAAGGTCCACATCGGGCACAGCAACCTCTCCGGCGTCGCCGAGCGCGTGGGTGCGATCGGCGCGCGCAAAGTGCTCATCGTCCACCAGGTGCCGCTGGCGGCCGTGGCGCGCGAGATCTGCCGGGCCGTGGAGTCCGCCAACGTCGAGTGCGTCCTCGCGCCCGTGCCCGACGCTGAGGACGGCAAAACCATGGAGGTCCTGTCCGGGCTGTGGGAGCTGCTGGGGGAGAAGAAATTCTCCCGCCAGGACGTCGTCATCGGTGTCGGCGGCGGCGCTGCGACCGACCTGGCCGGTTTCGTGGCCGCGACGTGGATGCGCGGGATCAAGGTCATCCAGGTGCCCACGTCACTGCTCGGGATGGTTGACGCCGCGGTCGGGGGCAAGACCGGGATCAACACCGCCGCGGGCAAGAACCTCGTGGGCAGCTTCCACGAGCCGGACTCGGTGTTTATCGACCTTGAGCGGCTCATCACGCTGCCGGAAGAGGAGCTCATCTCCGGCTCGGCGGAGCTGATTAAGACCGGGTTTATCGCGGATCCGCGGATCCTGGAGCTCTACATGGACGACCCCCAGGCCCACTACGCGGAGCTGGTGGAGCGCTCTGTGGCCGTTAAGGCGTCGGTGGTCAGCCAGGACTTGAAGGAATCCGGCCTGCGGGAGATCCTCAACTACGGCCACACGCTTGGCCACGCGATTGAGCTGCGCGAAAACTACACCTGGCGCCACGGCAACGCCGTGGCCGTCGGCATGATGTTCGTCGCCCACCTCGCGCGCAACAGGGGGCTGATCGGCGACGACATCGTGGAGATGCACCGAAACATCCTCGAACGCATCTGCTTGCCCACAACCTACGAGGCGGGCGCGTTCGACGAACTGTATGAGGCGATGACGCGCGATAAGAAGAACCGCGACGGCCGGGTGCGCTTCGTCGTGCTCGATTCTCTGGGCTCGTGCACCCGAATCGAGGATTCGACCATCGAGGAGATGCGCGACGCGTATTCTGCTATCTCATGA
- the aroQ gene encoding type II 3-dehydroquinate dehydratase: MKVLVLNGPNLNRLGKRQPDVYGSETLADVVKRLGEAAAERRVELECRQSNHEGELIDWVHEAADGGWAVIINPGGLTHTSVALRDALAEVADGAGFIEVHISNVHSREEFRHHSYLSPIAIGVIAGLGTTGYDLALDYFVRRNHAAC; the protein is encoded by the coding sequence ATGAAGGTTTTAGTGCTCAACGGGCCCAACTTGAACCGGTTGGGCAAGCGACAGCCCGACGTGTACGGCTCCGAGACGCTCGCTGACGTCGTCAAGCGGCTTGGCGAGGCCGCCGCCGAGCGCCGCGTGGAACTCGAGTGCCGCCAAAGTAACCACGAGGGCGAGCTCATCGACTGGGTGCACGAGGCCGCCGACGGCGGCTGGGCCGTGATTATCAACCCCGGGGGCTTGACCCACACGTCTGTCGCGCTGCGCGACGCGCTGGCCGAGGTCGCCGACGGCGCGGGCTTTATCGAGGTCCACATCTCCAACGTCCACTCCCGCGAGGAATTCCGCCACCACTCGTACCTCTCGCCGATCGCCATCGGGGTGATCGCCGGGCTGGGCACGACCGGCTACGACCTCGCCCTCGATTACTTTGTCAGGAGGAACCATGCCGCTTGCTGA
- a CDS encoding aminopeptidase P family protein: MPLADTRFATRRRKLASMLAAQRVDEMLVTNLINVRYLAGFSGSNAALKISKDLSAEIATDGRYTTQVAVEVPDIEATITRQCAEALLSGVPEGRRVGFEADYVSVAALERLTKACPEGVTLVPVTGVIEQIRLTKDDIELRRLTEAARLAAQALTGLVEAGELAAGRTERDIAADLEYRMRVLGAERPSFDTIVASGPNSAMPHYSAGERTLVDGDLVTIDFGMHRQGFNSDMTRTFVVGHATDFAREIYDIVLRAQLAGINAATPGTALVDVDKAAREIIEDAGYGDYFTHSTGHGIGLEVHEAPAAAPTGKGVLEENMLLTIEPGIYVPGKGGVRIEDTLIITSGAPQVITEWDKALTIV, translated from the coding sequence ATGCCGCTTGCTGATACCCGCTTTGCCACCCGCCGTCGCAAGTTGGCGAGCATGCTCGCCGCGCAGCGTGTCGACGAGATGCTGGTGACCAACCTGATCAACGTGCGCTACCTGGCCGGTTTCTCCGGCTCGAACGCCGCGCTGAAGATTTCCAAGGACCTCTCGGCCGAGATCGCCACCGACGGCCGCTACACCACCCAGGTCGCGGTCGAGGTCCCGGACATCGAGGCCACCATCACCCGCCAGTGCGCCGAGGCGCTGCTGTCGGGGGTCCCGGAGGGCCGCCGCGTCGGGTTCGAGGCGGACTACGTCTCCGTCGCCGCGCTCGAGCGGCTGACCAAAGCGTGCCCAGAGGGCGTCACGCTCGTGCCCGTGACAGGCGTGATCGAGCAGATCCGCCTGACCAAAGACGACATTGAACTGCGCCGTCTCACCGAGGCCGCGCGTCTCGCGGCGCAGGCGCTGACCGGGCTCGTCGAGGCCGGCGAGCTCGCCGCCGGGCGCACCGAGCGCGACATCGCCGCCGACCTCGAGTACCGCATGCGCGTGCTAGGCGCCGAGCGGCCCAGCTTCGACACCATCGTCGCCTCCGGGCCGAACTCCGCCATGCCGCACTACAGCGCCGGCGAGCGCACGCTTGTCGACGGCGACCTGGTCACCATCGACTTCGGCATGCACCGCCAGGGTTTCAACTCGGACATGACGAGAACCTTCGTCGTCGGCCACGCCACAGACTTCGCCCGCGAAATCTACGACATCGTGCTGCGCGCCCAGCTCGCCGGCATCAATGCGGCGACTCCGGGCACGGCGCTTGTCGACGTCGACAAGGCGGCGCGCGAGATCATCGAGGACGCGGGTTACGGCGACTACTTCACCCACTCCACCGGCCACGGCATCGGTCTAGAGGTCCACGAGGCTCCCGCCGCCGCGCCGACCGGCAAGGGCGTGCTGGAGGAGAACATGCTGCTGACCATCGAGCCCGGCATCTACGTCCCCGGCAAGGGCGGGGTGCGCATCGAGGACACGCTGATCATCACCTCCGGCGCGCCGCAGGTGATCACCGAGTGGGACAAGGCGCTGACCATTGTTTAA
- the efp gene encoding elongation factor P yields the protein MATTADFKNGLVLKVDNKLQQIIEFQHVKPGKGPAFVRTKLKDVVSGKTVDKTWNAGVKVETATVDRRDMTYLYNDGTSYVVMDDKTYEQYELPEDKFGEASRFLLENMRVQVSFHEGEALFAELPISVDLKIEHTEPGLQGDRSTGGTKPATLETGAEIQVPLFLETGNVVKVDTRTGEYLSRVNQ from the coding sequence GTGGCAACTACCGCCGATTTCAAAAACGGTCTTGTGCTCAAGGTTGATAACAAGCTGCAGCAGATCATTGAGTTCCAGCACGTCAAGCCGGGCAAGGGCCCCGCATTCGTGCGCACCAAGCTCAAGGATGTCGTCTCCGGCAAGACCGTGGACAAGACCTGGAACGCCGGCGTGAAGGTGGAGACCGCGACGGTGGACCGCCGCGACATGACGTACCTGTACAACGACGGCACCAGCTACGTCGTGATGGACGACAAGACCTACGAGCAGTACGAGCTGCCGGAGGACAAGTTCGGCGAGGCGTCGCGCTTCCTGCTGGAGAACATGCGCGTGCAGGTGTCCTTCCACGAGGGCGAGGCACTGTTCGCGGAGCTGCCGATCTCGGTCGACCTGAAGATCGAGCACACCGAGCCGGGCCTGCAGGGCGACCGCTCCACGGGCGGCACCAAGCCCGCGACGCTGGAAACCGGCGCGGAGATCCAGGTCCCGCTGTTTTTGGAGACCGGCAACGTGGTCAAGGTGGATACGCGCACGGGCGAGTACCTCTCGCGCGTGAACCAGTAA
- the nusB gene encoding transcription antitermination factor NusB: protein MTDYKRRGARYRARRRAVDILFEAETRDIDPVAVVEDRIELAQDPQNAVAPIAEYTREIITGVAEKLDDVDDAVERFLSQDWELGRLPAVDRQILRVAAWEILFNDDVAAPIAISNALGMAEEYAGHAAPPYIHAVLDDVVKTLPAPEADSPADESAEREDVLGEIIAEAPIAEPRALDIERDEPHKA from the coding sequence ATGACTGATTACAAGCGCCGCGGCGCGCGGTACCGGGCGCGCCGCCGAGCCGTGGATATCCTCTTCGAGGCCGAGACGCGCGACATCGACCCCGTCGCGGTGGTCGAGGACCGCATCGAGCTGGCCCAGGACCCGCAGAACGCGGTCGCGCCGATTGCGGAGTACACCCGCGAGATCATCACCGGGGTTGCCGAAAAGCTTGACGACGTCGACGACGCGGTCGAGCGGTTCCTCTCCCAGGATTGGGAGCTGGGTCGCCTGCCGGCCGTCGACAGGCAGATTCTGCGTGTCGCCGCCTGGGAGATCCTGTTCAACGACGACGTCGCCGCGCCGATCGCGATTTCTAACGCGCTGGGTATGGCGGAGGAGTACGCGGGCCACGCCGCACCGCCGTACATTCACGCGGTGCTTGACGACGTTGTGAAGACGCTCCCGGCGCCCGAGGCCGATTCACCCGCCGACGAGTCGGCTGAGCGCGAAGACGTGCTCGGCGAGATCATCGCCGAGGCGCCGATCGCCGAGCCCCGCGCGCTGGACATCGAGCGCGACGAACCGCACAAGGCTTAA
- a CDS encoding PPK2 family polyphosphate kinase → MARISVEEAQQFRVDENFQLADVDPTATPGLDSDKKVDKAFDTFDDELEDLQEMLFANARAGNSDAGSILLILQGMDTSGKGGLIKHVVGSTMDLQGVRVHAFGPPTEEERAHDFLWRFEPHVPEPGMVAVFDRSHYEDVLVQRVKQMAPPEEIERRYGAIVEWESELAARGVEIIKVMPHISREFQEENLRERILNEEKHWKYNPGDIDDRRLWSQYMAAYQIALTRTSTDAAPWYCIPSDNKDYCRTVVKTLMYDALKSLGLSWPEADFDPEVELERLAHS, encoded by the coding sequence ATGGCCAGGATTTCTGTAGAGGAAGCGCAGCAATTCCGCGTCGACGAGAACTTCCAGCTTGCCGACGTCGACCCGACCGCGACCCCGGGGCTCGACAGCGATAAGAAGGTGGACAAGGCTTTCGATACCTTCGACGACGAGCTCGAAGACCTGCAAGAGATGCTCTTCGCCAACGCCCGCGCGGGCAACAGCGATGCGGGCAGCATCCTTTTGATCCTGCAGGGCATGGACACCTCGGGCAAGGGCGGGCTGATCAAGCACGTTGTGGGTTCCACGATGGACCTGCAAGGCGTGCGCGTCCACGCGTTCGGCCCGCCGACCGAGGAGGAGCGCGCCCACGATTTCCTGTGGCGCTTCGAGCCGCACGTGCCGGAGCCTGGCATGGTGGCGGTGTTTGACCGCTCCCACTACGAGGACGTGCTGGTGCAGCGCGTGAAGCAGATGGCACCGCCGGAGGAGATTGAGCGCCGCTACGGCGCGATCGTCGAGTGGGAGAGCGAGCTGGCCGCGCGCGGCGTGGAGATCATCAAGGTCATGCCGCACATTTCGCGCGAGTTCCAGGAGGAGAACCTGCGCGAGCGCATCCTAAACGAGGAGAAGCACTGGAAGTACAACCCAGGCGATATCGATGATCGCCGCCTGTGGTCGCAGTACATGGCCGCCTACCAGATCGCGCTGACCCGCACCTCCACCGACGCAGCGCCCTGGTACTGCATCCCGTCCGACAACAAGGACTACTGCCGCACCGTGGTCAAGACCCTGATGTACGACGCGCTGAAATCGCTTGGCCTGTCGTGGCCGGAGGCCGATTTCGACCCCGAGGTGGAGCTGGAGAGGCTCGCGCATTCCTAG